Proteins co-encoded in one Jeotgalibacillus malaysiensis genomic window:
- a CDS encoding carbohydrate kinase has protein sequence MMKKWNTKDVKRTLPERLSDAHKGTYGTALIAAGSRFMPGAAVLSAIACMRSGVGKLEVGTEEAVIPYVIQHLPETTFVPGFYERLENLSFDQYRVLAAGPGREADDETEITVEAFLKTDIPVVLDAGALSKRSYQKRQGPTILTPHPGEFLRISGCEKEELKHNRQSILSNFAVQSGVTVVLKGKQTLTAFPDGEVYENTTGNSALSKGGTGDTLTGMITGMICCHENWKHAILNAVYFHGACADEWVKTKSAHTMLAHEINDLLPEVWKNLE, from the coding sequence ATGATGAAAAAGTGGAACACTAAAGATGTAAAAAGAACGCTGCCTGAAAGATTATCAGATGCCCATAAAGGAACATATGGGACTGCACTGATTGCAGCAGGAAGCAGATTCATGCCGGGGGCTGCAGTCCTTTCAGCAATCGCATGTATGAGAAGCGGTGTGGGTAAGCTTGAAGTCGGTACAGAAGAAGCAGTTATTCCATATGTAATACAGCATCTGCCTGAAACGACTTTTGTGCCGGGTTTTTACGAGCGGCTTGAAAATCTGTCGTTTGATCAATACCGTGTCCTGGCTGCTGGTCCGGGGAGAGAGGCGGATGACGAAACAGAAATAACTGTAGAAGCGTTTTTGAAAACAGATATCCCGGTGGTTCTTGATGCTGGTGCGCTAAGTAAAAGAAGCTATCAAAAGCGTCAGGGACCAACAATTTTAACGCCTCATCCGGGTGAGTTTCTCCGTATTTCAGGCTGTGAAAAAGAAGAGCTTAAGCATAACAGACAATCCATTCTAAGTAATTTTGCGGTACAATCCGGAGTTACAGTTGTGTTGAAAGGCAAACAGACGCTCACTGCATTTCCTGATGGTGAAGTTTATGAAAACACTACAGGTAACAGTGCTTTATCCAAAGGTGGAACAGGTGACACATTAACCGGCATGATCACAGGGATGATCTGCTGTCATGAAAACTGGAAGCACGCTATTTTAAACGCAGTATATTTTCATGGAGCCTGTGCAGACGAGTGGGTTAAAACGAAGTCAGCGCACACGATGCTTGCTCATGAAATTAATGATTTGCTGCCTGAAGTGTGGAAAAATCTCGAGTAA
- a CDS encoding short-chain dehydrogenase: MSNEDIESQFKGGNKMINLAGKTAIVTGGASGIGLATVEAFVKKGMNVVLADFNEEGGQAVEEKFKSDQVKYIHVDTGNEESVRSMIEFTVKHFGQLDVLINNAGIGALAETHELSAEDYHKVIAVNQDGVFFGSKFAIREMMKTGGGSIVNTSSILGFVGQAGAFAYNASKGAVNTLTKSLALEYADKKIRVNSVNPGYVESGMVNRAALGDYYDGLVARHPIGRLGVPEEIAHAIVFLCENEFVTGINLLVDGGYTAQ, translated from the coding sequence ATGTCGAATGAGGACATTGAAAGTCAATTTAAAGGAGGAAATAAGATGATCAATCTAGCTGGAAAGACTGCAATTGTAACCGGTGGCGCCTCAGGAATTGGACTTGCAACAGTAGAAGCATTTGTCAAAAAAGGAATGAACGTTGTCCTCGCTGACTTTAATGAAGAAGGCGGGCAGGCGGTGGAAGAAAAGTTTAAATCAGATCAGGTAAAATACATTCATGTCGACACCGGCAATGAAGAATCCGTCAGAAGCATGATCGAATTTACCGTCAAACACTTTGGTCAGCTTGACGTTCTCATCAACAATGCCGGGATCGGCGCACTCGCTGAAACGCATGAATTATCTGCTGAGGATTATCATAAAGTGATCGCCGTTAATCAGGACGGCGTATTCTTCGGCTCAAAATTCGCCATTAGAGAAATGATGAAAACAGGCGGCGGATCAATCGTCAACACTTCATCCATACTTGGATTTGTCGGACAGGCCGGAGCCTTTGCCTATAATGCAAGTAAAGGTGCAGTCAATACTTTGACGAAATCACTCGCGCTTGAATATGCAGATAAAAAGATCAGAGTAAACTCCGTCAATCCAGGTTATGTAGAGTCGGGCATGGTCAATAGAGCCGCACTGGGTGATTACTACGACGGGCTTGTTGCCAGACACCCGATCGGACGGCTTGGTGTGCCTGAAGAAATTGCGCATGCGATTGTGTTTTTGTGTGAGAATGAGTTTGTGACGGGTATTAATTTGCTGGTGGATGGTGGGTATACTGCGCAGTGA
- a CDS encoding spermidine synthase — protein sequence MKTMNDLGIKQSKTIYWASGIVSICGIIFEVLFGAAGSYILGDGVKQYTLTISLFLTGMGIGASISERVTRNLIPSFIWIEYAIGIIGGLSTFLFFGVTAFLPDGTDAIFLYSITLIVGGLTGLELPILIRKANDIGVTLRKSTARVLFSDYAGGLIGGLLFVFFLRPEFGLVKSAFLVGLINVAVALWVLFYFKKEIKRFRLHLTAGIGFFLVLFSGIFWGEEMAFSFEQKLYRDPIIYHEQTDYQQIILTKERGDVRLFLDGQLQMSSTDEYRYHETLVHPAVEAADSPENVLVLGGGDGLVLRELWKYDDVESVDLVDLDPAVVDLAETNYDLLQLNEDSFSDPRVTVHHEDAFSFMEQSDEFYDVIIVDLPDPNNESLNKLYTLQFYQLLRNSLVPGGAMMIQATSPTFATEVYWTIDHTVRETGLHAENLHVDVPSFGDWGFVFAEREDSGALDDMTFNVETEFLNEETLQSLRTFGKDIDRDITDNRGNAFDYQPNTLIDPILLEMYDKAWTNY from the coding sequence ATGAAGACAATGAATGATCTGGGCATCAAACAAAGTAAGACGATCTACTGGGCTTCAGGAATCGTTTCAATATGCGGGATTATATTTGAAGTATTATTTGGAGCTGCGGGCTCTTACATTCTGGGAGATGGTGTGAAGCAATATACGCTCACCATCTCACTTTTTTTAACTGGCATGGGCATTGGGGCTTCGATTAGTGAACGTGTCACGCGTAACCTGATCCCCTCTTTTATCTGGATCGAATATGCAATCGGGATCATTGGCGGACTCTCCACCTTCCTGTTTTTTGGCGTAACAGCCTTTCTTCCTGATGGCACGGATGCAATCTTCCTCTATTCCATCACCTTAATTGTCGGTGGATTAACCGGACTTGAACTGCCAATTCTGATCAGAAAAGCGAATGATATCGGTGTAACGCTGCGTAAAAGTACAGCCAGGGTGTTATTCTCGGATTACGCCGGCGGCCTGATCGGCGGACTGCTATTCGTCTTCTTTCTGCGACCTGAATTCGGCCTTGTTAAATCAGCCTTTCTGGTCGGCTTAATCAACGTGGCAGTCGCGCTGTGGGTCCTATTTTATTTTAAAAAAGAGATCAAACGGTTCAGACTCCACCTTACTGCAGGTATCGGATTTTTCCTTGTGCTGTTTTCAGGCATTTTCTGGGGAGAAGAAATGGCTTTTTCATTCGAGCAGAAGTTGTACCGGGATCCAATCATTTATCATGAACAAACGGATTACCAGCAGATTATCCTCACGAAAGAGCGTGGCGATGTCAGACTGTTTTTAGATGGGCAGCTTCAGATGAGTTCAACGGATGAATACCGTTATCATGAAACGCTTGTCCACCCTGCTGTTGAAGCCGCTGATTCACCTGAGAATGTATTAGTGCTCGGCGGTGGTGATGGACTCGTTCTGCGCGAGCTTTGGAAATATGATGATGTTGAATCGGTGGATTTAGTAGATCTTGACCCTGCTGTTGTCGACCTGGCTGAAACAAATTACGATCTGCTTCAGCTGAACGAAGATTCATTTAGCGATCCGCGTGTAACCGTTCATCACGAAGACGCATTTTCATTTATGGAGCAGTCAGATGAATTTTATGATGTCATTATTGTTGATCTGCCTGACCCGAACAATGAGTCACTGAATAAGCTGTATACACTTCAGTTTTATCAGCTTCTGCGTAACTCCCTTGTTCCGGGTGGCGCCATGATGATTCAGGCGACGAGCCCGACTTTTGCGACTGAAGTATACTGGACGATTGATCACACTGTCAGAGAAACAGGCCTGCATGCAGAAAATCTCCATGTTGATGTACCGAGCTTTGGTGACTGGGGATTTGTCTTTGCAGAGCGTGAGGATTCAGGAGCTTTGGATGACATGACTTTTAATGTAGAGACTGAGTTTTTAAATGAGGAAACTTTACAAAGTTTAAGAACGTTTGGGAAAGATATTGACCGTGATATCACGGATAACCGTGGAAATGCTTTTGATTATCAGCCTAATACGTTAATTGATCCGATTTTGCTTGAGATGTATGATAAGGCATGGACTAATTATTAA
- a CDS encoding membrane protein, translating to MEPFLLTAMYFAIAIVVILIGVAVFELITTKYKDWDEILAGNKAVALSISGKIIGISIILAFAIYHSFAVWETLVWGGIGVVLQMIGYLLFEAFTRKFSVEEQLHKGNLAVGIISFGVSVGLAFVIGASIT from the coding sequence ATGGAACCATTTTTATTAACGGCTATGTACTTTGCAATTGCGATTGTCGTCATCCTGATCGGGGTTGCAGTATTTGAATTGATTACTACAAAATATAAGGACTGGGATGAAATCCTTGCCGGAAATAAAGCTGTTGCCCTATCGATCAGCGGGAAAATTATCGGGATCAGTATTATCCTTGCTTTTGCGATCTATCACAGCTTCGCAGTATGGGAAACGCTGGTCTGGGGCGGTATAGGTGTGGTCCTGCAAATGATCGGATATCTTCTTTTTGAAGCATTCACACGCAAATTCTCTGTTGAAGAACAGCTTCACAAAGGTAACCTTGCAGTCGGCATCATCAGCTTTGGTGTATCAGTCGGACTTGCATTTGTAATTGGCGCTTCAATTACATAA
- a CDS encoding phage-shock protein, which translates to MFQFFKRVKTVVGSELNSMLDKAEDPVKMLDQFMREMEADIREVETAVAKQIASEKMLQKKVEDAESMMKKREEQAMKAIESGNEDLARRALEDKKNHADQAASLEDSYARAKEDVAGLRTKLDEMKKEYNEMKLKKDSLKARAESAKTRTKMNRTLSGINNDASRGGFERMEEKVMQFEAEAETSEDLRQSNRSLDDEFDALDNSVDDELAALKKKMGKE; encoded by the coding sequence ATGTTTCAATTTTTCAAACGAGTAAAGACAGTTGTAGGATCAGAGTTAAATTCAATGCTAGATAAAGCTGAAGATCCGGTAAAAATGCTTGATCAGTTTATGCGTGAAATGGAAGCAGATATCCGCGAGGTCGAAACGGCAGTAGCCAAGCAGATCGCAAGCGAAAAAATGCTGCAAAAGAAGGTTGAAGACGCTGAAAGTATGATGAAAAAGCGTGAAGAGCAGGCAATGAAAGCAATTGAGTCAGGGAATGAAGATCTTGCCCGCCGCGCGCTTGAAGACAAGAAGAACCACGCTGATCAGGCTGCTTCTCTTGAGGATTCATATGCAAGAGCAAAAGAAGATGTTGCAGGTCTGAGAACAAAGCTCGATGAAATGAAGAAAGAATATAATGAAATGAAGCTTAAAAAGGATTCATTAAAAGCGCGTGCTGAATCTGCAAAAACACGTACAAAGATGAACCGTACACTTTCAGGAATCAACAATGACGCATCACGCGGCGGCTTTGAAAGAATGGAAGAAAAAGTGATGCAGTTTGAAGCAGAAGCGGAAACAAGTGAAGACCTCCGTCAGTCAAACCGCAGTCTGGATGATGAGTTTGATGCACTTGATAACAGTGTAGACGATGAGCTTGCTGCACTGAAAAAGAAAATGGGTAAAGAGTAA
- a CDS encoding glutamine amidotransferase — protein sequence MNLNAKKVIALVSDDFEDLELWYPVMRLREEGVVVHIVGEKNGHEYIGKYGVPAVSDYAFHEINVEEYDGILVPGGWSPDKLRRYKEVIEMVQHMNQHQKMIGQICHAGWVLISANILKGVNVTSTPGIKDDMTNAGAIWHDEAVVTDGHIISSRRPPDLPAYGNALVKALNTIE from the coding sequence ATGAATTTAAATGCTAAAAAAGTAATTGCGCTAGTGAGCGATGATTTTGAGGACCTCGAGCTCTGGTATCCGGTTATGCGCCTGAGAGAAGAGGGAGTAGTCGTTCATATTGTCGGTGAAAAGAACGGACATGAATATATTGGGAAGTATGGTGTGCCTGCTGTAAGTGATTATGCTTTTCATGAAATCAATGTAGAAGAATATGATGGCATTTTAGTACCTGGCGGCTGGTCGCCGGATAAATTAAGACGTTATAAAGAGGTCATTGAAATGGTACAGCATATGAATCAGCATCAGAAAATGATTGGTCAGATCTGTCATGCAGGCTGGGTATTGATTTCAGCAAATATTTTAAAGGGTGTTAACGTAACAAGTACACCTGGTATTAAAGACGATATGACGAATGCAGGTGCGATCTGGCATGATGAAGCAGTTGTGACAGACGGTCATATCATTTCAAGCAGAAGACCACCCGATCTACCAGCTTACGGAAATGCACTTGTAAAAGCATTAAATACGATTGAATAG
- a CDS encoding ABC transporter, with amino-acid sequence MTKITSYLTPYKIAIVIALLLMLTELAVELVQPLIISYIIDQGILQNDLSAVMMWGAVLVGCSLAAFAAGVTNSFYSSHVSQSFGFDIREALYKKVQGFSFSNFSVFPTSSLITRLTNDVTMLQNTVFMSLRIMMRAPLLVIGSVIMALLVNPMLALVLVVSVPVLVLFLVVIMSKAGNLFKSVQERLDHVNNVMQENLIGIRLIKAFLRGRHEMKRFRQSSEQLMDKTVSALRLIEVTMPVILLLMNISILVILWFGTVEVNTGGASVGEVVAIVNYATRMTGALSIVTMIIMVFSRAKASSTRISDVLNTDIDLYDSESSRNYTIKKGEISFDQVSFTYPETSMKVIDDLTFTVKAGERVSVLGGTGSGKSTIFQLIPRLYDVNEGTIRIDGQPISDMTLKNLRNQIGFVPQEAMLFTGTIQENIRWGNEHASFEEVQEAAKRAQIHDTVMSLPKQYDTILGQKGVNLSGGQKQRLSIARALVKKPVILLLDDSTSALDMKTEARLLQALEELSCTTIMITQKISTTMASDRILLIEDGRLLNEGHHDELVKTSELYRKIVASQAGKEALPYAE; translated from the coding sequence ATGACAAAAATCACCTCCTATTTAACACCTTATAAAATTGCAATTGTAATCGCACTCTTATTAATGCTGACTGAACTTGCGGTGGAACTGGTTCAGCCGCTGATTATTTCCTATATTATAGACCAGGGTATTCTGCAAAATGACTTATCTGCCGTCATGATGTGGGGTGCAGTTCTGGTTGGTTGTTCACTTGCAGCATTTGCAGCGGGTGTCACGAACTCATTTTATTCTTCGCATGTCAGCCAAAGCTTTGGCTTTGATATCAGAGAAGCGCTTTATAAAAAGGTACAGGGTTTTTCCTTTTCAAACTTCAGTGTCTTTCCAACATCTTCACTCATTACAAGACTGACCAATGATGTAACCATGCTACAGAATACGGTTTTTATGAGTTTGAGAATCATGATGCGCGCGCCGCTCCTTGTGATCGGAAGTGTCATTATGGCGCTGTTGGTTAATCCGATGCTGGCGCTTGTTCTAGTCGTCTCAGTACCGGTCCTGGTGCTGTTTTTAGTCGTTATTATGAGTAAAGCAGGAAATTTGTTTAAGTCTGTCCAGGAACGGCTGGATCACGTAAACAACGTGATGCAGGAGAATCTCATCGGCATCAGACTGATTAAAGCCTTTTTAAGAGGCAGGCATGAGATGAAGCGGTTCCGTCAGTCAAGTGAGCAGCTGATGGATAAGACCGTCTCTGCACTGCGACTGATAGAGGTAACTATGCCGGTTATTTTACTGCTGATGAATATTAGCATTCTCGTTATTCTGTGGTTTGGTACAGTTGAAGTGAATACAGGCGGAGCAAGCGTTGGTGAAGTAGTCGCGATTGTGAATTATGCTACTAGGATGACTGGCGCACTTTCAATTGTCACGATGATCATTATGGTTTTCTCACGGGCAAAGGCCTCAAGCACAAGAATCAGTGATGTACTGAATACAGACATTGACCTTTACGACAGTGAATCGAGCCGGAATTATACAATTAAAAAAGGGGAGATCTCATTTGATCAGGTGAGCTTTACATACCCTGAGACTTCAATGAAAGTAATTGATGATCTGACGTTTACAGTAAAAGCAGGTGAAAGAGTGTCGGTGCTTGGAGGGACAGGATCAGGTAAGTCGACGATCTTTCAGCTGATTCCAAGACTATATGATGTAAATGAAGGAACGATCAGAATTGATGGCCAGCCGATCAGTGATATGACACTGAAGAACCTGAGAAACCAGATTGGTTTTGTCCCGCAGGAGGCTATGCTTTTTACAGGAACGATTCAGGAAAATATCAGGTGGGGAAATGAGCACGCCTCATTTGAAGAAGTACAGGAGGCTGCAAAACGGGCCCAGATTCATGATACAGTGATGAGTCTGCCAAAGCAGTATGATACTATTCTCGGTCAAAAAGGTGTCAACTTGTCAGGTGGCCAGAAGCAGCGGCTTTCAATTGCAAGGGCACTCGTTAAAAAGCCTGTTATTCTGCTGCTTGATGACAGTACAAGTGCACTTGATATGAAAACTGAGGCAAGACTGCTTCAGGCACTTGAAGAACTTTCCTGTACAACGATTATGATCACACAAAAGATCAGTACAACAATGGCATCAGACAGAATTCTGTTAATTGAAGATGGCAGGCTGCTGAATGAAGGTCATCATGATGAGCTTGTAAAAACATCTGAGCTTTACAGAAAGATTGTCGCATCCCAGGCTGGGAAGGAGGCACTCCCATATGCTGAATGA
- a CDS encoding multidrug ABC transporter ATP-binding protein: protein MLNEIRRPFQYKRRSLEEIDEAAAGSKKRKADDFGGTVKKIWHYLSMNKVKLYLVLLMVLISSAMALLGPFLVGMAIDDYIVSGDTNGLLQLIWILAAVYIIYSLSMWFQAMWMVRIAQETVFTMRTQLFNHLQKLPIPFFDKRQHGELMSRVTNDMENVSSTLNSSVIQIVSSVLTLVGTVGVMLYLSPLLTLITVLVIPAMVFGLKWITKRTGRLFKEQQRNLGELNGYIQETLSGQRIIKTFSQEERVIDQFEEKNEKLRLAGFWAQTFSGFIPKLMNFLNNLSFAVIALVGGVLALNGYITIGVIVIFVEYSRQFTRPLNDLANQFNTLLSAVAGAERVFDIMNESEERKDEKHARDLENLQGHVVFENVSFSYEEDEPILKGISFKASPGETIALVGPTGAGKTTIINLLSRFYNPTGGSVLIDGVDLTEIKRSSLRSHMAFVLQDSILFQGTIRENIRYGKLTATDKEVEKAAAMANADSFIKKMPDGYDTVLKADGEGISQGQRQLLAIARAMLADPELLILDEATSSIDTVTEIRIQEALEVLMKGRTSFVIAHRLNTIQSADQILVLNNGQLIEKGNHEQLITQNGFYADLQKSQLREQLLS, encoded by the coding sequence ATGCTGAATGAAATCAGACGGCCGTTCCAATATAAAAGAAGGTCTCTTGAAGAAATCGACGAGGCGGCAGCAGGTTCCAAGAAACGAAAAGCAGATGATTTTGGCGGAACGGTAAAAAAGATCTGGCACTACTTATCGATGAATAAAGTAAAGCTTTATCTTGTCCTGCTTATGGTTTTGATCAGTTCAGCAATGGCACTGCTCGGACCTTTTCTTGTCGGCATGGCAATTGATGATTATATCGTCTCCGGTGATACAAACGGGCTTTTGCAGCTGATCTGGATACTCGCAGCAGTCTATATCATCTATTCACTCTCTATGTGGTTTCAGGCAATGTGGATGGTCAGAATAGCACAGGAGACTGTTTTTACGATGAGAACGCAGCTGTTTAATCATCTGCAGAAGCTGCCAATTCCTTTCTTTGATAAAAGGCAGCACGGTGAACTGATGAGCCGGGTGACAAATGATATGGAAAATGTCAGTTCAACACTTAACAGTTCAGTCATTCAGATTGTCTCAAGCGTACTGACACTTGTCGGTACAGTTGGCGTGATGCTTTATTTAAGTCCGCTGCTTACATTGATCACGGTTCTTGTCATCCCGGCAATGGTATTCGGGCTGAAGTGGATTACGAAAAGGACGGGACGGCTTTTTAAAGAACAGCAGCGTAACCTTGGTGAGTTAAATGGTTATATACAGGAAACGCTGTCCGGTCAGAGAATTATAAAAACCTTCTCGCAGGAAGAGCGGGTCATTGATCAGTTTGAGGAGAAAAACGAAAAGCTGAGACTCGCGGGCTTCTGGGCTCAGACATTTTCCGGATTTATTCCGAAATTGATGAACTTTTTAAATAACCTGAGCTTTGCTGTGATTGCTCTGGTCGGCGGGGTGCTTGCGCTAAATGGATATATCACAATTGGTGTCATCGTTATTTTTGTGGAATATTCAAGACAGTTCACAAGGCCGCTGAATGATCTTGCCAATCAGTTTAATACACTGTTATCAGCTGTAGCGGGTGCTGAGCGGGTATTTGATATCATGAATGAAAGTGAAGAACGAAAAGATGAGAAACATGCGCGTGATCTTGAAAATCTTCAGGGACATGTAGTGTTTGAAAATGTATCTTTTTCCTATGAAGAGGATGAACCGATTCTAAAAGGAATTTCATTTAAAGCTTCACCGGGTGAAACCATTGCGCTCGTCGGTCCGACTGGTGCAGGCAAGACCACAATTATTAACCTGCTGTCACGCTTTTATAACCCAACCGGTGGAAGCGTGCTGATCGACGGCGTGGACTTGACTGAGATTAAAAGGTCGAGCCTGAGAAGTCACATGGCTTTCGTACTCCAGGATTCTATCCTTTTTCAGGGGACGATCCGCGAGAATATCCGTTACGGAAAGCTGACTGCAACTGATAAGGAAGTTGAAAAAGCAGCTGCCATGGCAAATGCGGACAGCTTTATTAAGAAAATGCCTGACGGTTATGATACAGTGCTGAAGGCAGACGGTGAGGGAATCAGTCAGGGGCAGCGTCAGCTACTGGCGATCGCTCGGGCAATGCTTGCTGATCCTGAGCTGCTTATTCTTGATGAGGCGACTTCAAGTATTGATACGGTGACTGAAATTAGGATTCAGGAAGCGCTTGAAGTACTGATGAAAGGAAGAACCAGCTTTGTCATCGCTCACAGGTTAAATACGATTCAGAGCGCTGATCAGATACTTGTATTAAATAACGGACAGCTGATCGAAAAAGGAAATCACGAGCAGCTGATCACACAAAACGGCTTCTATGCAGATCTGCAGAAAAGTCAGCTGAGAGAGCAGCTCCTCAGTTAA
- a CDS encoding RNA helicase, translating into MLDKTLDKWNESGFKNMTAVQEKVIPLMREGKDVIAESPTGTGKTLSYVLPLIENLKADQKLPQALILAPSKELSMQILDVLQQWGKGAGMKSASIIGGANPKRQLEKLKKQPHVIVGTPGRILELIKQKKLKTHEIRTVILDEADQLLLPEHKESIGQIIKSTLADQRQMGMFSATLPEEVIEDGKGIMKSPEVVKVGREEILQGDVRHQYMVCEHREKIDMIRRMVRMDSMKQEKSLAFMQEVLDVMTAAEKLNYKNLEIAVLHSDLTKEERAASMRKFRKGELPLLLATDLATRGLDIEEVTYVIHMDAAESLDQYIHRSGRTGRAGAKGTVLSFVTPGEVKKIKRYTKELGVELEEVTMYRGEWQSV; encoded by the coding sequence ATGCTTGATAAAACACTTGATAAATGGAATGAATCAGGATTTAAGAATATGACAGCGGTTCAGGAGAAGGTCATTCCCCTGATGAGAGAAGGAAAAGATGTAATCGCTGAATCACCAACGGGTACAGGGAAAACACTTTCTTACGTACTGCCTCTGATTGAAAATCTTAAAGCTGACCAAAAGCTGCCTCAGGCTTTAATTCTTGCTCCTTCAAAAGAGCTGTCTATGCAGATCCTTGATGTGCTTCAGCAGTGGGGGAAGGGTGCGGGGATGAAGTCAGCGTCTATCATTGGCGGTGCAAATCCGAAAAGACAGCTTGAAAAATTAAAAAAACAGCCTCATGTAATCGTCGGAACACCAGGGCGTATTCTAGAGCTGATCAAACAGAAAAAGCTCAAGACACATGAGATCAGGACAGTCATTTTAGATGAAGCTGATCAGCTTCTTTTACCGGAGCACAAAGAATCAATCGGACAGATTATTAAAAGCACGCTTGCTGATCAAAGACAAATGGGGATGTTCTCCGCAACTTTACCGGAAGAAGTAATTGAAGACGGTAAAGGGATTATGAAGTCACCTGAAGTTGTGAAAGTGGGCCGTGAAGAGATCCTGCAGGGAGACGTACGTCACCAGTATATGGTCTGTGAGCACCGTGAAAAAATCGATATGATCAGAAGAATGGTCCGGATGGATTCAATGAAACAGGAAAAGTCGCTGGCATTTATGCAGGAAGTGCTCGATGTGATGACAGCGGCTGAAAAGCTGAACTATAAAAACCTTGAGATTGCTGTTCTGCACAGTGATTTAACAAAAGAAGAAAGAGCCGCTTCTATGAGAAAATTCCGTAAAGGCGAATTACCGCTCCTGCTTGCAACAGACTTAGCTACACGCGGTCTTGATATTGAAGAAGTAACGTATGTGATTCATATGGATGCTGCTGAATCACTCGATCAATACATTCACCGCTCAGGCAGGACAGGCCGTGCCGGGGCAAAAGGAACCGTACTGTCTTTTGTCACACCAGGCGAGGTAAAAAAGATCAAGCGCTATACGAAGGAGCTTGGTGTTGAGCTTGAAGAAGTCACTATGTATCGTGGTGAATGGCAATCAGTCTGA
- a CDS encoding potassium transporter Trk, whose translation MNKQFAVLGLGSFGGHLVEEFHEIGAEVFAMDRNAELVDKYFDIATHVIQGDAQDEQLLIQAGIRNFDLVVVSFGENIEASILTTIILTDLGVKEIWVKASSLYHQKVLEKIGATRVIRPEKDMARRIAHRLASKHFIDYVELTEEHSMVEIKATPKIIGRTIAALNVRNRFGCNIVGIYRKHDMLVSPSGEDKIEKDDVLIVIGENRKLHRFEKQGV comes from the coding sequence ATGAACAAACAATTTGCAGTACTTGGGTTAGGCAGTTTCGGAGGACATCTGGTTGAAGAATTCCACGAAATTGGTGCAGAAGTGTTTGCGATGGACCGCAATGCAGAGTTAGTAGATAAATACTTTGATATTGCCACTCATGTCATCCAGGGAGATGCACAGGATGAGCAGCTTCTGATTCAGGCCGGAATCAGAAATTTTGACCTTGTTGTTGTATCTTTCGGTGAAAATATAGAGGCAAGTATTTTAACAACGATTATTTTAACTGACCTTGGTGTAAAAGAAATCTGGGTGAAAGCTTCAAGCCTTTACCATCAGAAAGTACTTGAAAAGATTGGCGCAACACGCGTGATCAGACCTGAAAAAGACATGGCACGCCGGATTGCACACAGACTGGCATCCAAGCATTTTATTGATTATGTTGAACTGACAGAAGAGCACTCAATGGTAGAAATAAAAGCAACACCGAAAATTATCGGAAGAACCATTGCAGCGCTGAATGTCAGAAACCGCTTCGGCTGCAACATTGTCGGGATCTATAGAAAGCATGATATGCTCGTATCTCCAAGTGGAGAGGATAAAATTGAAAAAGATGATGTCCTGATTGTCATCGGTGAGAACAGAAAGCTTCACCGCTTTGAAAAACAGGGTGTCTAA